In Candidatus Eremiobacterota bacterium, the genomic stretch GAGGAATCCCTTAGAAGAGCGAGGCAGGAGTTCATCGCCGTCCTCTCCCATGACCTCAAGAACCCTCTTAACTCAGTCATCGGCTACACGCGCCTTCTTGAGCAGCAGCTCGGGAGCGAGCCGCCGGGGAATGCTCACACCTTTGTGACCATGATCAGATTTTCCTGCTCTATCCTCAGAAATCTCATCGAGAATATCGTGGGAGCCTCCTACCTCAAATCAGGGAAAATGACCTTTCATTTCACGGATTTTCCCCTTCATACTCTCTTCTCCAAGCTCTCGGCCCTTTACGAGCCCGTGGTCCTCCAATCCGGCATTGCCCTCACCCTCCAGTGCCCCGAAGGCTCAATGGTCCATGGTGATGAGGAGCGGCTCCTCCAGGTTTTCATGAATCTCATCGGGAATGCAGTGCGCCATGTCAGCGCGGGGGGGAGGATTGAAGTGGTGGCCCGCAGGGAAGGAGACCATTACGGCATTGAAGTCCATGACACGGGGAGGGGAATTGCTGAAGAGGAGCTGGAGGCAATTTTCAAAAAGCACGGGCAGGCTAAGGATGAGCTCACCGGCTCGGGCCTGGGCCTCTTCATCGTAAAGCAGTTCATTGAAAAGCACGGCTCAGAAATCAAGGTCAAAAGCGCCCCTGGCCAGGGAGCGCACTTCTTTTTCAGCCTTCCCGCCTCACAGGCCTTTACTGATCACGAAAGGAGGATGCCCTGATGAGCTTTTCCAGGATTATCAGCCTCATAGCATGCATAGTGCTCTGCGAGGCGGCGGGGGCCCTGGGGGCCCTCTTCACCTCCCGGTCCGTCAGCACGTGGTACCAGGCCATCAAAAAGCCTTTCTTCAACCCTCCGGGCTGGGTTTTCGCCCCTGTATGGACTTTGCTCTACGCCCTCATGGGCATATCACTTTTCCTGATAATAAGGGAAGGATTTAAGAACAGGCCCGTGCAGATTGCCGTGGCGCTCTTTGCCGTGCAGATGGCCTTCAACGTATCCTGGTCATATGCCTTTTTCGGCCTGCGCTCACCGCTTGCCGGGCTCGTGATAATCATCCTCCTGTGGATTTCCATCATCGCCGCCATGATAAGCTTCTGGCCGATCTCCCGATGGGCTTCCTCCCTGTTCATCCCCTACGTGCTGTGGGTCACCTTTGCAATGATCCTGAATCTCTTTCTATACCTCCTCAACAGGAACGCCCCGCCGGTGTGAACGAGCCGGCAGGCCATGGCGGAGCCAGGAAAGATATACTTCCTCTGTGACAGAAACCATCTTTTCTCTGGAGAAATGCGCCTTTACGCGCTCCCTGCTCTTCTCGCCCATTTCACGCCTTTTCTTCTCATCATTGAGAAGCCCTGTCACCCTTGACGCCAGGGCTTCATGATCACCGGGAGCCACCATATAGCCCGTCTCGCCTTCCAGAATGAGCTCCGGCACGCCGCCGACTGCAGTCGCCACGACAGGAACCCCCGCCGCCATTGACTCGAGCACCGCGTTGGGAAAGCCTTCTTCATTCGAGACAAGCACTGAAATGTCAAGGAGAGGAAGGATGGCGTGCACATCAGGCCGCGGCCCGAGCCAGGCTATGTCACCGGCCACGCCGAGGTTTTCCGCAAGGCGCTCCAGATCCTTCTGGATCCCCGAATCCCTCCCGATGCAGAGGAGGCACAGGGGCTGCACCTCTTTCTTTATAAGCGGAAGGGCTCTCAGCAGCATCTCGTGATTCTTGTAGGGGATGAGGTTGGCCACGATTCCTATCACGCCGGCGGTGCCGGCAGGGATAAGGCCTTCCTGCCGAGCCCCGGGTCCTTGACCGTATTTGTCAAGGGCCACGCCGTTATGAATCACCATGACCTTCGAGGGATCGAGCTTCTCTTTTTTTATGGTGTCTTCCCTTACCGCCTGAGAATTGGCTATCACGAGATGGGTCCAGCTGTTGGCGATTATCTCAAAAAGCCTGTGGAGGGGGGTCCAGGTCCTTGTCTTGGAGGTGGACAGGCTTCTCCTGCTCGTGATGACAAGAGGGACGCCGGTGAGATGCCCCATGAAAGCGGCTAAGACATTGGCAGTGTAAAGATAGCCATGGAGCACCTGGATCCGCTCTCTCTTAATCTTTCGTGCAAGGGCCAGGATGTTTCCCAGTACTTTCAGCAGCCTGAGGGGATTCAGGATGTCGCCGAGGCCCCCGATGCGGAGAAAATGGGGAGAGATTCCCTTAGCCAGGCACCGGTCAAGCAGGTCATCCTCTCCCTTGAGCACCACGAGCCCGGGGCTGAAACGCTCCCTGTCAAGCCCCTCAATGAGCTCAAGGAGCTGCCCCTCGGCGCCGCCGCGGCCCAGGGTGCCGATAAAATAAAGTATACTGACCTTCTCCACTATGGGCCCTCGGGAGGTAATGGCTCACCGGTGAGATTGAAAAGGCCCTCAGCCTCGTCAATGGCATTGAGGGCAGGGGGGCAGAAGGATTGGGCAGGGGTATCGAGCGTGCAGTGAGGGCAACGTATGAACATATTGCACCACCTTCTTCCTTAACTCCTGTACCTCTTCAGGATGTCACCGTAAGAATCAATGCGCCTGTCTCGCAGAAAAGGCCAGATACGGCGCACTTCCTCTGTTCTTGCAAGGCTTATCTCCACGGTGACCACCTCATCCCTGTCATAGGAGGCCCGCGCCAGAATTTCGCCCTGGGGCCCGGCGACAAAGCTGTTTCCCCAGAAGAGCTGACCTCCCTTCTCTGCTGAGCAGCCTTCAAAGCCCACGCGGTTCACCGCCACCACGTGGAGGCCGTTGGCTATGGCATGGCCACGCTGCACGGTAATCCACGCTTCAAGCTGGCGGTTCTTTTCCTCCTGCAGGTCCCGGGGATCCCACCCGATTGCCGAGGGATAGATAAGGATATCGGCACCCGCCAGGGCCATGAGCCTTGCAGCTTCGGGGTACCATTGATCCCAGCAGATCATGACTCCCAGGGTGCCCAGGGAGGTTCTCACCGGCATGAATCCCCTGTCACCGGGGGCGAAGTAGAATTTCTCGTAATAGGCGGGATCGTCAGGGATGTGCATCTTGCGGTAGATGCCGCCGATGTAGCCGCCCTTGTCGAATATCACGGCAGTGTTGTGATAGAGCCCTGGGGCGCGGCGCTCAAAGAGCGATGCCACGAGCACGATGGAGGTTTCCTTGGCGAGAGCGCCGTAAAAGTCTGTAAGGGGGCCGGGGATTGGCGCGGCATCGTCAAAGAAGGCCACATTCTCTTCCTGGCAAAAATACAGGCTCTCATGAAGCTCCTGAAGCACCACGAGGCGGGCTCCCCTCCCGACAGCCTCCCTTATGCCTGCGATGGTCCTGTCGATATTATCACTTCTCTTTTCCGTGCAGTGGTGCTGCACAAGTCCTAATGTCAAGGCGCACATGGCAATACTCCTTCCGGCAGGTGCATGGTGACGCAGTGAAGAGAGCCGTGCTGGGCAAGAAGGGGCCGGCAGTTTATTCCCACGGCGCATCTTCCGGGGAAGGCCCCACCCAGTATCTTCAGTGCTGCGCCATCTTGTTCATCATCATAGAGAGGCACCAGCACGGCGCCATTAATCACGAGAAAATTCGCATAGGTGGCGGGGAGTCTCTCTCCTTCTTCATCAATGATGGGCCGCGGCATCGGGAGAGCAACAAGCCGGTACGGCCTCCCCTCGGGAGTCCTGAATTCCCGCAGCCCCGCTTCCATGGATTTCATGGCTTCATAGTGCTCATCCTTTTCATCTTCACATGAAAGATGAACGATGGTGTCATGGGGGCAGAACCTCGCAAGGGTATCCACGTGGGAATCGGTATCATCGCCTGCAAGGTAGCCGGATTCAATCCACAGCATTCTCTGGGCCCCGAGGAGCCTGAAAAGCCTGTCCTCCAGCTCCTCCCTCGTGAGGTGGGGATTTCTGTTGGGGCTGAGAAGGCACTCCGAGGTGGTGAGAAGGGTGCCCTCGCCGTCGCTCTCGATGCTCCCTCCCTCCAGGACAAGCCCTACCGTTTCCAGGGCCACGTTTCCGAAAGCCCCTGCGCGGTGAAGAGTCCGCGAAATCATGTTGTCGAAGCATGCGGGAAACTTCAATCCCCAGCCGTTGAAACCAAAATCCAGAAGCCTTGGCATGCCGTTCTCAAAGACGGTGAGAGGGCCGTGGTCGCGGGCCCACGTGTCGTTCGATTCCATGTAAAAAAAATAGATGTTGTCAAGAGAGGCACCGGCATCGCCCAGTTTCTCTTCGAGATTCTCCCTCGAGGGGATCGTGATGAGCACTTTTTCAAACTGGCTTGCCGTGGCGGCAATCTCCAGGAACACAGGCTCAACAAGCTCAAGTGCGGGAGCCCAGTCCGTCCTTTCGTGGGGCCAAGTGATCAGGATGCCCGACTGTTCTTCCCATTCGGCAGGCATTCTTCTTTTCATTAAAAGATATGTTCTCGGTGGCACCATCTCGTTCCTGCCGGAAAAGCCCGGAAGGAGGCCTCTCTCTCATTCCTCGACCGCGGCAGGATAAATGCCGGAAAGGACGAACTTACATGCAATTTCTGCTATTTCGCGGGGACTTCAAAAATGTCGGCAAAGCCTGGTACACACTCTCACTCTCTCGCGGTGATTCTCATCATAGTCTTGCTGGCATGCCTGTGCCCCTGGCAGCAGTCCCGGGCATCGGCCGTCGAGGCCCCTGCAGCACCTTCGCCGGGGCTCGATACTGAGTGGATACGCCACGCCCGCATTGCGGGAGCAACCTTTCTTGAGAACATGTCAGAAATAACCATAGAAGGCATTATGGACAGCCTTGCCGCAGAAGGCGTCACCGTCGTGGAAGCTGACAGTTTTCTCGCATGCTATCTCACCGATGCCCAGTACAACTCCCACATGGACCTGGTGAGGAAAGTGGCGGCCAGCGCCCACCGGAAAGGCCTCAGGGTGGTATGGTGCTCACCGGCCCTCGCTTCGGTTACCCCCGGCGGGAGGCTCAGAGACAGGGGCACCATGGCCCTCGATCATGCCGACTGGCTGCAGCAGAGCTTTGACAGGCGCCGGGTCCTCGACCTCAAGAACGAGGAAGAGAGGGAAAAGGCCTGGCGCAGCGCTTTCAATGATGAGACGCTTAACTACTTTTACGGAGCGGGCGCCGCGGGAGAGAGCTCGCCCGATGAGACGGCCATCCTCTGCCCCAACTCCCCCTACCGGGAGTATTATTTCGAGAGAATCAAAAAGCTGGCCGCGACTGGTGTGGACGGCATATGGTTCGACGGGGCGATCTTCAACACGACGGCAGCCAGGTGGCCCTGCGCCGACAGGCACTGCCAGTCGAGGTTTTCTCAGGACACCGGCCTGGGGTTCCCCGGGAGAGCCTTCTTCAGCGAGCCCTCCTTCAGGGCCTGGATAGCCTGGCGCCACAGGAACCTGGCAGATTTTCTCGGTGAGGCGGCCAGGGAGGCCCGTGAAAAGAACCCGGAGCTGCGGTGCATCGTTTCCGTGCCCGGCTGCGATCACCTCGCGGTGACGCAGACAGGGCTCGATGGCCTCTTCCTCGGGAAAGGGCTCGACACCGTCTGGATCGTCGATGCCATAAGCGACACTACGGGGATGAGAGATGCAGAGACCGCTGACTGGCTCTCTCTGATGGTAACTTTTAAATACTGCGGGAGCGCCGCCGCCACGGAGGGGAAGTGGGCTTTCTCATACGGCTCTGAAGAGAGCGACGGCCAGCTTGTCCTCGCGGCGCTGCTGGCGGGACAGTTAAATCCTTATGAGACCCGCATTCCCTCAAAAGCCACCTCGGTGGGCAGGAGCTACAGAACCAGAATGTTCTCCTGGGTAAGAGACAATGAAAAGTCCCTTTTTGACACGCAAAGCGCTGCTCCCGCCGCCATCCTCTACTCGCCCGAGACAAGGGATTTTGTCGATGGCACAAGGAGCGGGGGGTTCTATCTCACGCCCACGCCGCCCACGCCGGCCGTAAAGTGGTGGATAAGCTCCCGCGACATGGTGCTCGGCGAATCCTTTTACCTTTCAGAGTATAAGGGCTGGGGCATCTTTTTCATCGTGAATCACATTCCCTTCGACATCATCTCCCTCACGGCGGCAACAGCCGAATCCCTTGCACGGTACCGCGCCGTCGTGCTTCCCAATACGGTGTGCCTTTCAGACTCATCGAGCGCAGAGCTCCACCAGTATGTGAAAAACGGCGGGAATCTCATCGTCACGGGAGGCGATGCCGCCCGTTGCGATGAAAAGGGCACCACGAGAGCCGAGCCCTGCTGGAAAAAATACACAGGCCCTGATTTCCGGCAGTTTACCGAGACAAGGGAAGGCCAGGGCTCCTTTTTCATTGAGCCTGCACTGGCAGGAAGGGCTATGCTCCCCGGCGGCTCGATGAAAGAGTCTCCCCGGATCCTCTCCTATCTTGAGAATAAGGGCGTGAAACCCCTTATTGAGGGCAAGGCCCCCATATACGTGCAGTGTTACGAAGGCAGGGGCGAGCTGGTGCTTCATGCCGTCAACTACGGCTGGACAGGCAATAAGCCTCTCGCCGTGAAAAGCGAAAAGGCAAAGATAGCGATCCCCCTCGGCGAGGGGAAAAAAGCCGCCTCAATCACGGCCTCGGCGCCGGGGGAAGAGGAGCAGACGGTGCCTTTCTCCATGGAAGGGAACAGGGCCGTCTTTACCATTGAAGTGCCCATCAACAGGCTGATCAGGGTGAGGCTGGAATGAAGCACCGGAACCATCTCATGCTGTTTTTACTGGCCCTGCTCATGGTGGCGCTCACCGCGTGCCAGGCGTCCGCTGCTTCTCCGGGGGGAAAGCTCCTCGTGCTTTACAAGGAGCGGGACAAATTTGGCAGGCCCAATGCCGATTACGTGGCAACCTTCCTTAAAAAGGCCGGTTATATCACTGAGTTCAGGGACATAGAGGCCCTCATTGCAGAGAAAGAATCTGATCTCACGGGCTTCCAGGGCCTTGTCACCTGCTACCAGGGGACCGATATGAAAGGCGCGGACCGCTACCCTGCCTTCCTCCTCAAACAGATGGCCCAGGGGAGGAAAGTGGTGATCATAGGGAGCTACGGCGCATTCCAGGGCCTTGACATGGCTCCCGAGGGCCATCTTGTGCCGTGGAATGTCTCAACAAAGACCATCAACACCTTCTTCTATCCTTTCGGCCTCAAGTTTCTCTTCGGGTGGACCGGAGATTCCTCCAAGCTGGAGGCCACCTTCCGCGACCCCTCGATGGTGGAGTACGAGGCGCCCCTGCTGAAAGAGCACCTCACCTATTACCAGTATTTCAAGAGCGTCAACAAGGACAACAAGGTCTTCCTGGAGCTCCAGAGGACAGACTTCCGCGATTCGAAAAGCGCCGCCGTCGTGATTACGCCGTACGGCGGACTTCTCATGGAGGGCTACGGCTTTTTCTGGGACGCAAAGACGGGGAAAGTAATCCAGCGCGTCAACATGGAAAAATTCCTGGCACGTGCCCTTGAGGGGCCCTGCCCCCCCGTAGTGCCCCAGTTCACCGTCACTTCCCATGAGGAGCTGCTGAAAGCCAATCCTCTTCCTCCTTTCAAGGAAGCAAGCCTCGGCACCCCGAAAGGGAGCGAGAAGCGAAAAGTCCTGGTGCTTTATAAGAAGAGCGAAAACAGGAAGCTCGATGAGAATCCCTTGAGGAGGCGCGGTGAGATTGTCCTCAATTACCTGGGGATGGTGCCTGTCTATAAGCCTGTGGAAGAGGGACTCCCCGGCGCTGATGAGATGACTTCATACCGCGCGGTCATTACATGGTTTTCCGGCCCTTACATGAAGCAGGCCGAGGAATACGGCAAGTGGCTGATAAGACAGGTGGAGAGCGGCATCAGGGTAGTCATTCTGCAGAACTACGGGGCCTTCATCGACGGCGACAACTTCGTGGAGTCGCCGAATTACCGCAAAGTTTTCAAGGCACTGGGCATGGACTGCAGGAAGCTGAAAGACACGGCGGCCGGAAACCTTCCCGGTATCACCCTCTGCGATCAGGCCATGATAGGCTTCGAGCACAGGCCCGCAGTGCAGGATCTCGATTACTATTATGTCTATACCTCGAAAGATGAGGCGAACAGGGTGTACCTGAGCCTTCTCGACAACGTGAACGGCACCGTTGATCTTGCCGTCATCACCCCCCATGGAGGTATGGCGCTTGATACCGCTCCCTACTATGAGCCCCTCATGAACAAGGGGAAGAGGCTCAAGCAGATAAAAGAAGCACAGGCCGGCTATATCGAGGAGCCTGAGCCCCTCGGTGCATGGATAATAAATCCTTTCCTCTTTTTCGAGAAAGCGCTGGCGCTTGAAGCCGTCCCGGTTCCGGACTGCACCACCATCAACGGCAACAGGATCTTCATGTCCCATGTTGACGGCGACGCCTTCACCTCCATCTCGCTCATCGACAGGATGCGCCTTGCCGGCGACTATGTCATCGAGGAGATCTTCAAGGTTTACCCGGGGCTCCCGTTCTCCGTATCACTGATTACCAACGACATCGAGCATGACGGCAACGAATATTACAACCAGGCGCTTGAGCTGGGCCGGGCCATGTACCGGCTCCCCAACGTGGAGCCGGCAACGCACAGCGCCGACCACCCCTTCGACTGGCAGAGCGGCGAGCTCTACGTGGCCAATCCCGAGCACTATCCCTGGAAGATCGGCTACCGCGACCTGGACCTCACCTTGGAGATATGGGCGAGCAAGCTTTTCATGGAGAAAAACATACTCCCCGCGGGAAAGCCCTGCCCCTCCATCTTCTGGAGCGGTGCCTGCAACCCTGATGCCGCGGCGGTGAAAATAGCCGGGCAGTCGGGCCTTCTCAACCTCAACTATGGCAATCCCATGCTCGACGGCACCCATCCCTCCATCGCCTACCTCGTGCCCCTGGCCCTCTCCCACGGCGGCCTTCTCCAGGTATGCAACATGGGGGCCAACGATTACATCTACACCGGCTATCTGCTGGGCGACTGGGGGGGAATGAAAAACGTGGTGGAGACCTTCAAGAATACGGGCTCGCCTCGCAGGCTCACGGCCATCGATCTCTATTATCACTTCTACGGGGGTATCAAGCAGGTGAGCCTCGACGCCCTCAAGTACGCCCTGGATTACTGCCTTGCCTGCGAGATCGCCCCCGTGTATGCAAGCCACTACTGCAGGATCGTCAATGACTTCTATGCCACCTCCCTCGTGAGGGAGCGTGACGGCTGGTCCGTCATCAACGGGGGGAACCTGAGAACTGTGCGGTTCAATGGCACCGTATACCCCGACATTGAGCGCTCAAAGGGGGTAATCGGTTATTGCCACTCCCAGGGGCAGACCTATGTGCATCTTGACGGCAGTGCTGAAAGAAGGATTGTGCTTGCCTCCGGGGCCATTCCCTTCCCGCACCTGCGGCAGGCCACCTTCTCCGTTGACAGGGCCTCTCTTGCAACGGGCTCAATTGAAATGGAAGCCTGGGGATTCGGGAAAGCCCGTTTCCTCATTGCAGGCCTCGCTCCCTCGACGTCATACAGAGTGAGGCTCTCCCTTGAAGGGGGAGAGATGCTCTGGGAGAAAGATCTCCCCGCTGCAGAGAATGGGACACTGCTGGTGGAGGAAATGCTCAAGGCGCCGGTGAAGCACTACCGGCTCAAAATCACAAAGGAAGCCCGGATATGAGAGCACTGAGAATCTTTCTCATCACCACCATAATCGTGCTCGCCATGGCAGCGGCGTGGTGCGGCGCTGTCGAATCGGGAAAGCCCGAGATTGCCCCTGCCCTCACTGAAAAGGAGCTTTCCGGGCCCTCGGGGGAAGATGACCCCACCTTTATCAGAGAATATACCGATGCCCTTCTGCTTGAAACGAACGGCCACAGGGAGGCGGGACTCTACAAGCTCCAGCTCCTCGCGGAAAAGTTTCCAAGGAGCGTCAAGGTGTACCGCAAGCTTGCCGAGATGGCCATCAACGTGGACAACAGGGCCTACGCCATCCAGATGCTCCAGAAAGTGGCACAGCTCTCGCCCGGGGACGCGGGAGTGCGCCAGACCCTCATGGAGATTTACCGCAGCTACCAGATGCCGGTGCTGGAGATCCTGGCGGCCCGTGAGCTGCTGAAGCTCGAGCCGAAGAACACCAGGGCCCTTGAGCGCCTCGCCGAGCTTTATCCCGCCCAGGGCGTCACCTCCCTGGAAATCGAGATGAGGGAGCGCCTTAAAAAGCTCGAGCCCAAAGATTACCAGAACCTTAAAAGCCTCGCGCAGGCCTTTGTTTCCGAAAGCGACCTCTGGGAGGAGGTCCTCGTCTACCGCGACATCACAAGGCGCTTTCCCGGCAAGGTCAATGACCTGAAAAGGCTTGCCTATCTCTATGGCCTGAATTTCGACCGCTACGACCAGCTTCTTGCCCTCAAGGAGGTGCTCCGGCTCCAGCCGGGCAATACCACCATAAAGAAAGATTTCAGAAATGTCTATGAGGCTCACCGGAGAGACCAGGGCATAAGGGATTACATGTATATCGGCTCCCTTTTCCCCGGCTCACGGCTCCAGGGCTACGCCTACAAGGATGAGCTCTCCACCCTTTACCGCAGGAATTACCTTTTCAACATTTATCCCTCACTCCCTGCGGGCGTCACTTATATACACTCCAATTATGACGACATGCGCGATGCGGGCGTAAACCTGGGATACGAGAAGGTCTTTCTCTTCGGCAGGGGCCACGTGGGCGTTGATGCGATGTACCGTAACTCATGGTTTGCCCCGAAGCCCCTCTCCGGGCTTGAAGGGCAGCTCAACATCAATTCCACTTACGTGGGCCTCAATTACGAGCTGAGAAACCGATGGGAGAGCAACATCCTCTACCTTCAGGGAGGCCTTGTCTCCGTAGACTGCCCCGACAGGCTCAGGGCCCTGCCGGGCTCGGGCAACACGCCGGAAAACAACGCGTGGCTTCAGCAGAACAATCTCGGCGGGTCCACGCCGGTGTGGCGTGCTGATTACTTCACAAGGCACGCCAAGGGCTTCTGGTCCGATATATACGTGGACAAAGATATCGTCCAGGACACGGGGGCCTTCGTACGGCTCATGACAAAAACCGGCTACGGCATCGGCATGGCTTATATATGGCCCAACGGTGCGAATCTCTCCGCCTGGGGCGATTTCGCCACCCTCTCCGACGGGAATGCCCGCCAGTATGGAAGGGTTCTTTTTGACTACCCCCTGCTCTCCACGGGCCAGATAAGGGATCTCAAGACCGCTGTGCGAGGCTACATGCGCGATCTCCCCGACGCGGGGCTCGACGTGATTTACCAGGGCGACTCCATCAACAACAACTTCATCAGCCCTTACTATGAAAGCTTCCAGGGCGAGTGGCAGAACAGGGCGAAGCTTGCCGGCGTCGCAAGGCTCGGCAAAAATGTCTATTTCAACGCAGAAGGATCGTATATCTGGGGCAAGGTCCTGGAGTACGGCAGGGAGTACCGGGCAGGCTTCCTTATCGTGGAGCCCATCCCGCAGAACACCCTCGAGGCTTATTACGTGACGGGCTTCCAGAAAATCCGCGACAACACCCAGGGCTCGGTCTTCTACTCAGGCGACAGCTGGGCCGAGGGCTTCGAGGTCCGCCTCGGCTGGCATTTCTAGACGACGCGCCTTCCCTTGAGAAACACTGCCTTTACGGAGAGCTCCCTGTCGGCAACTACTATATCGCCGTCGGCACCGGGCCTGAGAGAGCCTATGCGGTGCTCAAGCCCCAGCAGCTCGGCCGGGTTGAGCGTCACCGTCCTCAGAGCTTCCTTGAGCTCCACTCTCCCATGCGTGATGAAATTCCTTACCGCGCCGGGAAGAGGCAGGGTCCCCCCCACGAGGACGCCGCTTTTTGTCCGCGATGCCGAGGACTTCACCGCGAAATCAGGCGATGCGTCGGTGACCAGGATGATTCGTTTCATTCCCTTGGTGCGGGCCACGATGGTGAGGAGCGCCGGATGGATATGCTCGCCGTCGGCAATAAGCTCCGTATAGACCTCATCATTGACTAGAAGGGCGCCGGCAGCACCGGGCTCCCTCTGGTGGATGCCCCGCATGGCGTTGAAAAGATGGGTGGCAAGCCTCACCCCCCTCTTCGCCGCCTCCTGCATCTTGTCATAATCGGCGTTGGTATGGCCTGCCGAGGCGATAATGCCGCGGGAGCAGAGAAAGCTGATGAAATCGAGGGCTCCCTCTTTCTCAGGAGCAACAGTGACGATGCGGATCGCTCCCCCGGAGAGGGCTATGAGCTGCTCCATCTCGCCCCGGGGTACCATGCGTATAAACTCCCTGTCGTGTACCCCCTTCTTCTCCTCTGAGATGAAGGGGCCCTCGAGGTTGACTCCCAGCACCTCCGGGATATCCCCATGGACCCCTCTGAGTGAGACGATTGCCCTGGCTATCGTGCCGTAAGGGGCCGTCATAAGGGTGGGAAGGCATGAGGTTGTTCCCCTTGCCAGGTGGGCGCCGAGAGCTCTTATGGCGGAATGGAGGTCTCCCTCGTTGAAGTTTACGCCCAGCGCCCCATGAAAATGGATATCGATGAATCCCGGGAGGATCAGGCAGTCTTTGAAGCGGTGCACCTCAGCATCATGGGGGGAGTCCATGGCCCCTACGGCCTCTATTTTTCCTTCTCTCAGCAGCACGGCACCCTCTTCAAGCTCCTGAAGAGGCGTAATCACCGCTCGGCCTGTAATAAAAAGAGCCTTGTTCCCTTCAGGCAAGATACTCCCCGACCCTTCCCTTGTGCTCATAGACATACCGGTAATACTCCTTCTGCGCGAGGAGCGCCGAGGACTCCTCATCGACGATGAGCTTCACCGAAGGGTGAAGCTGCAGGACCGATCCGGGCACCGACGCCGTCACGGGCCCTTCGACGGTGGCGCGGATGGCATCCTGCTTTTTTACCCCTGACGACATCAGCACAATAAGCCGGGCCTCCATCAGGGTGCCGATGCCCATGGTGAGCACGAAGCGGGGCACCATCTCCCCCTCGAGAAAACACCGGGCATTATCCTGGACCGTGGCCTCC encodes the following:
- a CDS encoding DUF2194 domain-containing protein encodes the protein MKHRNHLMLFLLALLMVALTACQASAASPGGKLLVLYKERDKFGRPNADYVATFLKKAGYITEFRDIEALIAEKESDLTGFQGLVTCYQGTDMKGADRYPAFLLKQMAQGRKVVIIGSYGAFQGLDMAPEGHLVPWNVSTKTINTFFYPFGLKFLFGWTGDSSKLEATFRDPSMVEYEAPLLKEHLTYYQYFKSVNKDNKVFLELQRTDFRDSKSAAVVITPYGGLLMEGYGFFWDAKTGKVIQRVNMEKFLARALEGPCPPVVPQFTVTSHEELLKANPLPPFKEASLGTPKGSEKRKVLVLYKKSENRKLDENPLRRRGEIVLNYLGMVPVYKPVEEGLPGADEMTSYRAVITWFSGPYMKQAEEYGKWLIRQVESGIRVVILQNYGAFIDGDNFVESPNYRKVFKALGMDCRKLKDTAAGNLPGITLCDQAMIGFEHRPAVQDLDYYYVYTSKDEANRVYLSLLDNVNGTVDLAVITPHGGMALDTAPYYEPLMNKGKRLKQIKEAQAGYIEEPEPLGAWIINPFLFFEKALALEAVPVPDCTTINGNRIFMSHVDGDAFTSISLIDRMRLAGDYVIEEIFKVYPGLPFSVSLITNDIEHDGNEYYNQALELGRAMYRLPNVEPATHSADHPFDWQSGELYVANPEHYPWKIGYRDLDLTLEIWASKLFMEKNILPAGKPCPSIFWSGACNPDAAAVKIAGQSGLLNLNYGNPMLDGTHPSIAYLVPLALSHGGLLQVCNMGANDYIYTGYLLGDWGGMKNVVETFKNTGSPRRLTAIDLYYHFYGGIKQVSLDALKYALDYCLACEIAPVYASHYCRIVNDFYATSLVRERDGWSVINGGNLRTVRFNGTVYPDIERSKGVIGYCHSQGQTYVHLDGSAERRIVLASGAIPFPHLRQATFSVDRASLATGSIEMEAWGFGKARFLIAGLAPSTSYRVRLSLEGGEMLWEKDLPAAENGTLLVEEMLKAPVKHYRLKITKEARI
- the nagA gene encoding N-acetylglucosamine-6-phosphate deacetylase produces the protein MSMSTREGSGSILPEGNKALFITGRAVITPLQELEEGAVLLREGKIEAVGAMDSPHDAEVHRFKDCLILPGFIDIHFHGALGVNFNEGDLHSAIRALGAHLARGTTSCLPTLMTAPYGTIARAIVSLRGVHGDIPEVLGVNLEGPFISEEKKGVHDREFIRMVPRGEMEQLIALSGGAIRIVTVAPEKEGALDFISFLCSRGIIASAGHTNADYDKMQEAAKRGVRLATHLFNAMRGIHQREPGAAGALLVNDEVYTELIADGEHIHPALLTIVARTKGMKRIILVTDASPDFAVKSSASRTKSGVLVGGTLPLPGAVRNFITHGRVELKEALRTVTLNPAELLGLEHRIGSLRPGADGDIVVADRELSVKAVFLKGRRVV